A single genomic interval of Jatrophihabitans endophyticus harbors:
- a CDS encoding ABC transporter substrate-binding protein: MKRSMQTRAVTAVLAASSIALAACSSSGGGSGDDGSQAGSPAAQGKKATGAPVTIGYLIPDSGPEANPQVAPGLKAGLDYINNHGGINGRPLQALECHTDASAAKETSCANNFVQKKVVAVLDGFDRGIADSLPVYKAAKIPVLGNVAQNAVADTDTSGTYYSLGPANAVYAIAPLVAFKKLGKTKIAYGLNDVPAQHTYADKFLVPVAKQLGISMNAIYYNDTSPNFSVVAATAQSSGAQVLGVVKLTTPSQCQQFINSSRQAGFNGTLLAGNCVGVEQLGANSKDVYTYQNNFFPAMSKYLPANLQADVKVMDEATKGIASDKKGFFTYEDFATMMDFVRITSKLKTIDAATVMAALKGLKDYQGFAGPKLTCGGTVFPGTSACSNKLILSVSMGDGTLKPTGADEGGFTAVDPGLVPK; this comes from the coding sequence ATGAAGCGATCGATGCAGACCAGGGCGGTGACCGCGGTCCTGGCCGCGAGCTCCATCGCCCTCGCGGCCTGTTCCAGCTCGGGGGGCGGGAGCGGGGACGACGGGTCGCAGGCCGGTTCGCCGGCAGCACAGGGGAAGAAGGCCACGGGGGCCCCGGTCACGATCGGTTACCTGATCCCGGACAGCGGCCCCGAGGCCAATCCGCAGGTCGCGCCCGGACTCAAGGCGGGCCTGGACTACATCAACAACCACGGCGGCATCAACGGCCGGCCGCTGCAGGCGCTGGAGTGCCACACCGACGCGTCGGCGGCCAAGGAGACCTCCTGCGCGAACAACTTCGTGCAGAAGAAGGTCGTGGCGGTGCTCGACGGCTTCGACCGCGGCATCGCCGACAGCCTGCCCGTCTACAAGGCGGCGAAGATCCCGGTCCTCGGCAACGTCGCGCAGAACGCCGTCGCCGACACCGACACGTCGGGCACCTACTACTCCCTCGGCCCGGCCAACGCGGTGTACGCCATCGCACCGCTCGTCGCGTTCAAGAAGCTGGGCAAGACCAAGATCGCGTACGGGCTGAACGACGTGCCGGCGCAGCACACCTACGCCGACAAGTTCCTGGTGCCGGTGGCCAAGCAGCTCGGCATCTCGATGAACGCCATCTACTACAACGACACGAGCCCGAACTTCTCGGTCGTCGCGGCGACCGCGCAGTCCAGCGGCGCGCAGGTGCTCGGCGTCGTCAAGCTGACCACGCCGTCGCAGTGCCAGCAGTTCATCAACTCGTCGCGGCAGGCGGGCTTCAACGGCACCCTGCTCGCCGGCAACTGCGTGGGCGTCGAGCAGCTGGGGGCGAACTCCAAGGACGTGTACACGTACCAGAACAACTTCTTCCCGGCGATGAGCAAGTACCTCCCCGCCAACCTGCAGGCCGACGTGAAGGTCATGGACGAGGCGACGAAGGGCATCGCGTCGGACAAGAAGGGCTTCTTCACCTACGAGGACTTCGCGACGATGATGGACTTCGTCCGGATCACGTCGAAGCTCAAGACCATCGACGCCGCGACGGTGATGGCGGCGCTGAAGGGGCTGAAGGACTACCAGGGCTTCGCCGGGCCGAAGCTCACCTGCGGCGGCACCGTGTTCCCGGGCACCTCCGCGTGCAGCAACAAGCTCATCCTCTCGGTCTCCATGGGTGACGGCACGCTCAAGCCGACCGGCGCCGACGAGGGTGGCTTCACCGCGGTCGACCCGGGCCTCGTGCCCAAGTAG
- a CDS encoding SRPBCC family protein, producing MHHIRHEIELDAPPDEVWDVVGDPGAIARWLPALEDSHMEGDVRVGTMPGGLVARERITHRSDADRSYTYVLEEAPLALEGYESTITVQDLAGRSHVVWAAHFDADDELRAAVDDMYRTGLDSLAAHLDARTQERA from the coding sequence ATGCACCACATCAGGCACGAGATCGAGCTGGACGCCCCGCCGGACGAGGTCTGGGACGTCGTCGGCGACCCGGGCGCGATCGCGCGATGGCTGCCCGCCCTGGAGGACTCGCACATGGAGGGCGACGTGCGCGTCGGCACGATGCCTGGCGGCCTCGTGGCCAGGGAGCGCATCACGCACCGGTCGGACGCCGACCGCAGCTACACCTATGTCTTGGAGGAGGCGCCGCTCGCGCTCGAGGGTTACGAGTCGACGATCACCGTGCAGGACCTGGCCGGCCGGTCCCACGTCGTCTGGGCGGCGCACTTCGACGCCGACGACGAGCTGCGGGCCGCCGTCGACGACATGTACCGGACCGGGCTGGACTCTCTCGCCGCCCACCTCGACGCGCGGACGCAGGAGCGGGCATGA
- a CDS encoding SDR family NAD(P)-dependent oxidoreductase translates to MTNNLEGKVALITGATSGNGRTLTRNFLRRGARVVGTGRRAELGEKIAEDLGELAANYHFVAGDVTSVASCEEMVRGAVDRFGRLDILVNNAGVLGDPGLVDSHEATEEWWDAIIDTNLKGAFFCSKYALAQMVEQRSGVIVNVASINGATSPIARMAAYNASKAGLVQLSKSQAIEYADRGIRSLVVILGGVDGETGTQAREALTRYVRGADAVMRQEDSKDVVMPSEGVADAIATLASDDCAQITGAEVAVDMGVTAGALNSTFIYMTASGVWKV, encoded by the coding sequence ATGACCAACAACCTCGAGGGCAAGGTCGCCCTCATCACCGGCGCCACGTCGGGCAACGGCCGTACGCTGACGCGCAACTTCCTGCGCCGCGGCGCCCGGGTCGTCGGCACCGGCCGTCGCGCCGAGCTGGGGGAGAAGATCGCCGAGGACCTCGGCGAGCTGGCGGCCAACTACCACTTCGTGGCCGGCGACGTCACCTCGGTGGCCAGCTGCGAGGAGATGGTGCGCGGCGCCGTCGACCGGTTCGGCCGCCTCGACATCCTCGTCAACAACGCGGGCGTGCTCGGCGACCCCGGCCTCGTCGACTCGCACGAGGCGACCGAGGAGTGGTGGGACGCGATCATCGACACCAACCTCAAGGGCGCCTTCTTCTGCTCTAAGTACGCCCTGGCCCAGATGGTGGAGCAGCGCTCCGGCGTGATCGTCAACGTCGCGTCCATCAACGGGGCCACCAGCCCCATCGCCCGCATGGCGGCCTACAACGCGTCGAAGGCCGGCCTCGTGCAGCTCAGCAAGTCGCAGGCCATCGAGTACGCCGACCGGGGCATCCGGTCGCTGGTCGTGATCCTCGGCGGGGTCGACGGCGAGACGGGCACGCAGGCGCGCGAGGCGCTCACCCGTTACGTGCGCGGTGCCGACGCCGTGATGCGGCAGGAGGACAGCAAGGACGTCGTCATGCCGAGCGAGGGTGTCGCCGACGCCATCGCGACGCTCGCGAGCGACGACTGCGCGCAGATCACCGGTGCCGAGGTGGCCGTCGACATGGGCGTCACCGCCGGCGCGCTGAACTCCACCTTCATCTACATGACCGCATCGGGCGTCTGGAAGGTCTGA
- a CDS encoding enolase C-terminal domain-like protein, which yields MKIEDVKLTVFRRPDPGHGRAAMIKGQSTMKLLTEIVAVQITTDEGVTGETFSLGGGMGMAHYLASTFKPALIGRDPAEREAIWQDLWDMSRLWFPPLFALGTIDVALWDLYAKSVGSPIHEVLGTYRRKIPAYASSMTKENVGEFVEEALAYKERGYQGYKLHVWADPDRDIEACRAVREAVGDDWPLMIDVVAGYNQHEALRVGHVLDELNFLWYEEPLRDYDIHGYRMLAENLDVAICGGETNEGGLYSRAELISSRAVDIVRGDPSFTYGIGHTRKIATLAEAFGINFEVHTNPNPMMDAAGLQVALSVKNTSFFEQLVPESLYDFGVEEPVFIDHEGFAHAPEGPGLGLRIDWDFVEKYKIAEL from the coding sequence GTGAAGATCGAGGACGTCAAGCTGACCGTCTTCCGCCGACCCGACCCCGGGCACGGACGCGCCGCCATGATCAAGGGGCAGTCCACGATGAAGCTGCTGACCGAGATCGTGGCGGTGCAGATCACGACCGACGAGGGCGTCACCGGTGAGACCTTCAGCCTCGGCGGCGGCATGGGGATGGCGCACTACCTGGCGTCGACGTTCAAGCCGGCGCTGATCGGCCGCGACCCCGCGGAGCGGGAGGCGATCTGGCAGGACCTGTGGGACATGAGCCGGCTGTGGTTCCCGCCGCTGTTCGCGCTCGGCACGATCGACGTCGCGCTCTGGGACCTCTACGCCAAGTCGGTCGGGTCGCCCATCCACGAGGTGCTCGGCACCTACCGCCGCAAGATCCCTGCCTACGCGAGCTCGATGACCAAGGAGAACGTCGGCGAGTTCGTCGAGGAGGCGCTCGCCTACAAGGAGCGCGGCTACCAGGGCTACAAGCTGCACGTGTGGGCCGACCCGGACCGCGACATCGAGGCGTGCCGGGCGGTGCGCGAGGCGGTCGGCGACGACTGGCCGCTGATGATCGACGTCGTCGCCGGTTACAACCAGCACGAGGCGCTGCGCGTCGGTCACGTGCTCGACGAGCTCAACTTCCTCTGGTACGAGGAGCCGCTGCGCGACTACGACATCCACGGCTACCGGATGCTCGCCGAGAACCTCGACGTCGCCATCTGCGGCGGCGAGACCAACGAGGGCGGGCTCTACTCGCGGGCCGAGCTGATCTCGTCGCGCGCCGTCGACATCGTGCGCGGTGACCCGTCCTTCACCTACGGCATCGGGCACACGCGCAAGATCGCGACGCTCGCCGAGGCGTTCGGCATCAACTTCGAGGTGCACACCAACCCGAACCCGATGATGGACGCGGCGGGACTGCAGGTCGCGCTGTCGGTGAAGAACACCTCGTTCTTCGAGCAGCTCGTGCCCGAGTCGCTCTACGACTTCGGCGTCGAGGAGCCGGTCTTCATCGACCACGAGGGGTTCGCTCACGCCCCCGAGGGCCCCGGGCTCGGTCTCCGGATCGACTGGGACTTCGTCGAGAAGTACAAGATCGCGGAGCTGTGA
- a CDS encoding enolase C-terminal domain-like protein, which translates to MRVDEVGTLAADDLSPTRIADVRVEVYDRPHPTTPADTMIGSEPIGHLLTECVAVRITTAAGVTGESLSLGGGLGLGHYIAKWLRPFLIGKDLRFLEAIWQGMWSRNRLWFLPQFAIGTVDVALWDAFARTLDLPLWQLLGGYRASLPTYASSMSHPTVAEYVDEALLYQRRNFAGYKLHTTGDVAFDIDCCREVRAAVGPDMALMVDAVGAYSQVEALRVGAVLQELDYHWFEEPLHDWDVHGLKWLADELAVPIAALETNEGSMFSSPELITTRAVDIVRSDVSFKGGVTPVKKTAALAEAFGMNLEVHTNAGNPLLDAANLAVALSIKNTEFYEQLVPEEAFSYPVIGSIDVGEDGRVSAPDGSGLGVRVDWDQVAEFSVGVL; encoded by the coding sequence ATGCGGGTAGACGAGGTCGGCACCCTCGCCGCCGACGACCTCTCGCCCACCCGCATCGCCGACGTCCGGGTGGAGGTCTACGACCGGCCGCACCCCACCACGCCGGCCGACACCATGATCGGCAGCGAGCCCATCGGGCACCTGCTCACCGAGTGCGTCGCCGTCCGCATCACCACCGCGGCCGGCGTGACCGGCGAGTCGCTGTCCCTCGGCGGCGGCCTCGGCCTGGGGCACTACATCGCGAAGTGGCTGCGGCCGTTCCTGATCGGGAAGGACCTGCGCTTCCTCGAGGCCATCTGGCAGGGCATGTGGTCGCGCAACCGGCTCTGGTTCCTGCCGCAGTTCGCCATCGGCACCGTGGACGTCGCGCTGTGGGACGCCTTCGCGCGGACGCTGGACCTGCCGCTGTGGCAGCTGCTCGGCGGCTACCGGGCCAGCCTGCCGACCTACGCGAGCTCGATGAGCCATCCGACCGTCGCCGAGTACGTCGACGAGGCGCTGCTCTACCAGCGTCGCAACTTCGCCGGCTACAAGCTGCACACCACCGGTGACGTCGCCTTCGACATCGACTGCTGCCGCGAGGTGCGCGCCGCCGTCGGCCCCGACATGGCGCTCATGGTGGACGCGGTCGGCGCCTACAGCCAGGTCGAGGCACTGCGGGTCGGCGCCGTGCTGCAGGAGCTCGACTACCACTGGTTCGAGGAGCCGCTGCACGACTGGGACGTCCACGGCCTGAAGTGGCTCGCGGACGAGCTCGCGGTGCCCATCGCCGCGCTGGAGACCAACGAGGGGTCGATGTTCTCGAGCCCGGAGCTGATCACGACGCGGGCCGTCGACATCGTGCGCTCGGACGTCTCGTTCAAGGGCGGGGTGACGCCGGTGAAGAAGACCGCGGCCCTGGCCGAGGCGTTCGGGATGAACCTGGAGGTGCACACCAACGCCGGCAACCCGCTGCTGGACGCGGCGAACCTCGCCGTCGCCCTGAGCATCAAGAACACCGAGTTCTACGAGCAGCTGGTCCCGGAGGAGGCGTTCTCCTACCCGGTGATCGGCTCGATCGACGTCGGCGAGGACGGCCGCGTCAGCGCACCCGACGGCTCCGGCCTGGGCGTGCGCGTCGACTGGGACCAGGTCGCCGAGTTCAGCGTGGGCGTGCTGTGA
- a CDS encoding aldehyde dehydrogenase family protein: protein MSETAATTRDYTQLVARTVSRDGAFEAGEGAELKVVNGADEAVVASVPSATPAQVDAVLLAAKAAQRTWWRSGPTARATLMRQMATVLRDNTDALADALTAESGKTRTITAIEVELSAQYLERNAEWGLRIEGEILPSDTPTEQIHIQREPMGVVAAITAWNWPLALLCRKLGPALITGNAVVVKPSEVTPLATIMALQLWYENLDVPAGLLGLVTGDGSVGQALVRNPVTSLVTFTGHRDTGKRIMADASANLTRVALELGGKAPALVLADADLQLAVDGLIAARFSFAGETCGAAERILVERPVYDQFTRLFTEKAAALRVGDPRGDVDFGPLVNRAQLEKVSAAVSAAVAEGATVVTGGSTPTGADYEKGFWFAPTVLTDVSPDMQVAREETFGPVIPIMPVDSLDEALRIANDTRYGLASYVYTSSYASAMTAARELDFGEMFINRGPGEAMHAHHAGWKESGLGGEDGKHGLLHYTQLKVVYHNW from the coding sequence ATGAGCGAGACAGCAGCCACGACCCGGGACTACACGCAGCTCGTCGCGCGGACGGTGTCGCGCGACGGGGCGTTCGAGGCGGGCGAGGGCGCCGAGCTCAAGGTCGTCAACGGTGCCGACGAGGCCGTCGTCGCGTCCGTGCCGAGCGCGACCCCGGCGCAGGTCGACGCCGTGCTGCTCGCGGCCAAGGCCGCCCAGCGCACGTGGTGGCGCTCCGGGCCGACCGCCCGCGCGACGCTGATGCGCCAGATGGCGACGGTGCTGCGCGACAACACCGACGCGTTGGCCGACGCGCTCACCGCGGAGTCGGGCAAGACGCGCACGATCACCGCCATCGAGGTCGAGCTGTCGGCGCAGTACCTGGAGCGCAACGCCGAGTGGGGCCTGCGGATCGAGGGCGAGATCCTGCCCAGCGACACCCCGACCGAGCAGATCCACATCCAGCGCGAGCCGATGGGCGTCGTCGCCGCCATCACCGCCTGGAACTGGCCGCTGGCGCTGCTGTGCCGCAAGCTCGGCCCCGCGTTGATCACCGGCAACGCCGTCGTGGTCAAGCCGAGCGAGGTGACGCCGCTCGCGACGATCATGGCGCTGCAGCTGTGGTACGAGAACCTGGACGTGCCGGCGGGCCTGCTCGGCCTCGTCACCGGGGACGGCTCGGTCGGGCAGGCGCTCGTGCGCAACCCCGTCACCAGCCTGGTGACGTTCACCGGGCACCGCGACACGGGCAAGCGGATCATGGCCGACGCCTCGGCCAACCTCACCCGGGTCGCCCTCGAGCTCGGCGGCAAGGCGCCGGCCCTGGTGCTCGCCGACGCCGACCTGCAGCTGGCCGTGGACGGGCTGATCGCGGCCCGGTTCAGCTTCGCGGGGGAGACCTGCGGCGCCGCCGAGCGGATCCTGGTCGAGCGCCCGGTGTACGACCAGTTCACCCGGCTGTTCACCGAGAAGGCCGCGGCGCTGCGCGTCGGCGACCCCCGCGGCGACGTCGACTTCGGCCCGCTGGTCAACCGGGCGCAGCTGGAGAAGGTCTCCGCGGCCGTGTCGGCGGCGGTCGCCGAGGGCGCCACCGTCGTCACGGGCGGGTCGACGCCGACCGGAGCCGACTACGAGAAGGGGTTCTGGTTCGCCCCGACCGTCCTCACCGACGTCTCGCCCGACATGCAGGTCGCGCGCGAGGAGACGTTCGGGCCGGTCATCCCGATCATGCCGGTCGACTCGCTGGACGAGGCGCTCAGGATCGCGAACGACACCCGCTACGGGTTGGCCAGCTACGTCTACACGTCCTCCTACGCCTCGGCGATGACGGCGGCCCGCGAGCTGGACTTCGGCGAGATGTTCATCAACCGCGGGCCGGGCGAGGCGATGCACGCCCACCACGCCGGTTGGAAGGAATCGGGTCTGGGCGGCGAGGACGGCAAGCACGGCCTGCTGCACTACACCCAGCTCAAGGTCGTCTACCACAACTGGTGA
- a CDS encoding enolase C-terminal domain-like protein, whose translation MIIKDVRLVSYRAELPAGYEAPTLYGGQSIAPYVTDFLAVQLVTDEGITGEVVSAYGGLSLAHSIADRLRPILVGRDPAYREAIWQDMWRLDRLNYTTQFAIGTVDVALWDLYAKSLDEPLYKLLGAVRDKVPVYASSMEHPTVQQFVDEALHYKEIGYQGYKLHVWGDARRDIGLVAAVRDAVGPDYPLMIDVAGNYQQHEALKVGRVLEELDYLWYEEPIREYDLHGQRMLADKLDIPICGTEVAPGAMISAPEYITTRAVDIVRGDVSFKGGVGPLKKMAGLAESFGMNIEVHTNASTIIDAANLHVIASIANTTYFEQLVPEQLFTLGGVEKIHIDGEGFAHVPEGPGIGARIDWDMVEHNKVAEI comes from the coding sequence GTGATCATCAAGGACGTCCGTCTCGTTTCCTACCGTGCCGAGCTGCCCGCCGGCTACGAAGCGCCCACGCTCTACGGTGGCCAGTCCATCGCGCCCTACGTGACCGACTTCCTGGCCGTCCAGCTGGTCACCGACGAGGGCATCACCGGCGAGGTCGTCAGCGCCTACGGCGGGCTGAGCCTCGCGCACTCGATCGCCGACCGGCTGCGGCCGATCCTGGTCGGGCGCGACCCGGCGTACCGCGAGGCGATCTGGCAGGACATGTGGCGCCTGGACCGGCTCAACTACACCACGCAGTTCGCGATCGGCACCGTCGACGTCGCGTTGTGGGACCTCTACGCGAAGAGCCTCGACGAGCCGCTGTACAAGCTGCTCGGCGCGGTGCGCGACAAGGTGCCGGTCTACGCCAGCTCGATGGAGCACCCGACGGTGCAGCAGTTCGTCGACGAGGCGCTGCACTACAAGGAGATCGGCTACCAGGGTTACAAGCTGCACGTGTGGGGCGACGCGCGCCGCGACATCGGGCTCGTCGCGGCGGTGCGCGACGCCGTCGGCCCGGACTACCCGCTCATGATCGACGTCGCCGGCAACTACCAGCAGCACGAGGCGCTCAAGGTCGGCCGGGTCCTCGAGGAGCTCGACTACCTCTGGTACGAGGAGCCGATCCGCGAGTACGACCTGCACGGCCAGCGGATGCTCGCCGACAAGCTCGACATCCCGATCTGCGGCACCGAGGTCGCGCCGGGCGCGATGATCTCGGCGCCGGAGTACATCACCACCCGGGCCGTCGACATCGTCCGTGGCGACGTGTCGTTCAAGGGCGGGGTGGGTCCGCTGAAGAAGATGGCGGGGCTCGCCGAGTCGTTCGGGATGAACATCGAGGTCCACACGAACGCCAGCACCATCATCGACGCGGCCAACCTGCACGTCATCGCGTCCATCGCGAACACGACGTACTTCGAGCAGCTCGTCCCCGAGCAGCTGTTCACGCTCGGCGGGGTCGAGAAGATCCACATCGACGGCGAGGGATTCGCCCACGTCCCGGAGGGCCCCGGTATCGGCGCCCGCATCGACTGGGACATGGTCGAGCACAACAAAGTCGCCGAGATCTGA
- a CDS encoding phosphotransferase family protein has translation MEAPTERVDAAATLDDDAQRWPELGPWLAGAGVEVAEPLTPTLIVGGRSNLTYRLDDAAGRRLVLRRPPLRDVLETAHDVGREYRIMAAVAAQGIPVPVMRALCPDPSVVGAPFYVMDFVDGTILASDADGAAWPATARGAASRCLVDVLARIHAVDVDAAGLGGLGRRENYIARQLARWQRQYSESSTRDIPTMSELYRTLVAAVPAQRFTALVHGDYRFGNVMIDEAGDVRAVLDWELAALGDPLADLGWLLATWREPGEPEGFESPTGQPGFLSRAEVVQRYEAVSGREVGDVSFYMCFALWRLACISEGVFARYRSGAMDGAASQGRVFGELVYDLSEAALHLMNAS, from the coding sequence GTGGAAGCGCCGACCGAACGGGTCGACGCGGCGGCCACCCTCGACGATGACGCGCAGCGCTGGCCCGAGCTCGGGCCGTGGCTGGCGGGCGCCGGCGTCGAGGTGGCCGAGCCGCTCACCCCCACCCTCATCGTCGGCGGACGGTCGAACCTGACCTACCGCCTCGACGACGCCGCCGGCCGCCGGCTGGTCCTGCGGCGACCGCCCCTGCGCGACGTGCTCGAGACCGCGCACGACGTGGGCCGGGAGTACCGGATCATGGCGGCGGTCGCCGCGCAGGGGATCCCAGTGCCCGTCATGCGCGCGCTCTGCCCGGACCCAAGCGTCGTGGGTGCGCCGTTCTACGTGATGGACTTCGTCGACGGCACGATCCTCGCCAGCGACGCGGACGGTGCGGCGTGGCCGGCGACCGCCCGCGGTGCGGCCTCGCGCTGCCTCGTCGACGTGCTCGCGCGTATCCATGCCGTCGACGTGGACGCGGCCGGGCTCGGCGGGCTCGGCCGCCGGGAGAACTACATCGCCCGGCAGCTGGCGCGCTGGCAGCGGCAGTACTCGGAGTCCAGCACGCGGGACATCCCGACGATGAGCGAGCTGTACCGCACGCTCGTGGCGGCCGTGCCGGCGCAGCGCTTCACCGCGCTCGTCCACGGCGACTACCGCTTCGGCAACGTCATGATCGACGAGGCGGGGGACGTCCGCGCGGTGCTCGACTGGGAGCTCGCCGCCCTGGGCGACCCGCTCGCCGACCTGGGCTGGCTGCTCGCCACGTGGCGCGAGCCCGGCGAGCCCGAGGGCTTCGAATCGCCGACGGGCCAGCCGGGGTTCCTCAGCCGGGCCGAGGTCGTCCAGCGCTACGAAGCCGTCTCCGGCCGCGAGGTCGGGGATGTCAGCTTCTACATGTGCTTCGCCCTGTGGCGACTGGCCTGCATCAGCGAGGGCGTCTTCGCCCGCTACCGCTCGGGCGCGATGGACGGCGCGGCGAGCCAGGGCCGGGTCTTCGGCGAGCTCGTCTACGACCTGTCCGAGGCCGCGCTGCACCTTATGAACGCATCGTGA
- a CDS encoding aldehyde dehydrogenase family protein, giving the protein MGNDSGSDSGVDDGIHDIASVIKEFADQPIWYGGQRHPGEAPAIAVRNPANEDVLSDLASASTEQVDAALAAARDAQYAWNRSGPSARSTLLHDMAKVLRDNAEVLAEVVMAESGKTWEMSHADVEVGAVMLDLNAEWALRIEGEILPSDTPTEEITIRREPLGVVVAICPWNWALTIACRKIGPALVTGNTVVVKPSEVPPLSTVLAMKLWHENLEIPPGVLNLVTGGGEVGKALVTNPISAMVSFTGHRDTGKRIMETASGTLTRVALELGSKAPAIVLKDADLDKAVPTLVQSRFWCAGEFCNATERILVERPIVDEFIKRYTAAVSELKVGDPRENPDFGPLANGAHYEKVDGAVQKARSEGATVATGGGRPEGADFEKGYWYAPTVITDVTEDMSIMRDETFGPVVPVLAVDSAEHAIEIANSSRYGLAAYLWTSSYASAMTVSRDLEVGEVFINRGSGEALHAHHGGHKESGYGGEDGKHGMVKYTQLKVVYHNW; this is encoded by the coding sequence ATGGGTAACGACAGCGGCAGCGACAGCGGTGTCGACGACGGCATCCACGACATCGCGTCGGTGATCAAGGAATTCGCGGATCAGCCGATCTGGTACGGCGGTCAGCGGCACCCGGGCGAGGCGCCGGCCATCGCCGTCCGCAACCCCGCCAACGAGGACGTGCTGAGCGACCTCGCGAGCGCGTCCACCGAGCAGGTCGACGCGGCGCTGGCGGCGGCACGCGACGCGCAGTACGCGTGGAACCGCTCCGGGCCCTCGGCCCGCTCGACGCTCCTGCACGACATGGCGAAGGTGCTCCGCGACAACGCCGAGGTGCTGGCCGAGGTCGTGATGGCCGAGTCGGGCAAGACCTGGGAGATGTCGCACGCCGACGTCGAGGTCGGCGCCGTGATGCTCGACCTCAACGCCGAGTGGGCCCTGCGCATCGAGGGCGAGATCCTGCCCAGCGACACCCCGACCGAGGAGATCACGATCCGGCGCGAGCCGCTCGGCGTGGTCGTCGCGATATGCCCGTGGAACTGGGCGCTCACCATCGCCTGCCGCAAGATCGGCCCGGCGCTGGTCACCGGCAACACCGTCGTGGTCAAGCCCAGCGAGGTGCCGCCGCTGTCGACGGTGCTGGCCATGAAGCTCTGGCACGAGAACCTGGAGATCCCGCCCGGCGTCCTGAACCTGGTGACCGGCGGCGGCGAGGTCGGCAAGGCGCTCGTCACGAACCCGATCTCGGCCATGGTGTCCTTCACCGGGCACCGCGACACCGGCAAGCGCATCATGGAGACCGCGTCGGGCACGTTGACGCGGGTGGCGCTGGAACTCGGCAGCAAGGCCCCGGCCATCGTGCTGAAGGACGCCGACCTCGACAAGGCCGTCCCCACGCTCGTGCAGTCGCGCTTCTGGTGCGCCGGCGAGTTCTGCAACGCCACCGAGCGCATCCTCGTCGAGCGCCCGATCGTCGACGAGTTCATCAAGCGTTACACCGCCGCGGTGAGCGAGCTCAAGGTCGGCGACCCGCGCGAGAACCCGGACTTCGGTCCGCTGGCCAACGGCGCGCACTACGAGAAGGTCGACGGCGCGGTGCAGAAGGCGCGCAGCGAGGGCGCGACCGTCGCGACCGGCGGTGGCCGGCCCGAGGGCGCGGACTTCGAGAAGGGCTACTGGTACGCCCCGACCGTCATCACCGACGTCACCGAGGACATGTCGATCATGCGCGACGAGACCTTCGGACCGGTGGTGCCGGTGCTCGCCGTGGACTCGGCCGAGCACGCCATCGAGATCGCGAACAGCTCGCGCTACGGGCTCGCGGCGTACCTGTGGACGTCGTCCTACGCCAGCGCCATGACCGTCTCGCGCGACCTGGAGGTCGGCGAGGTCTTCATCAACCGCGGCAGCGGCGAGGCGCTCCACGCGCACCACGGTGGCCACAAGGAGTCCGGCTACGGCGGCGAGGACGGCAAGCACGGCATGGTGAAGTACACGCAGCTCAAGGTCGTCTACCACAACTGGTGA